GCGGCGCTTCGGGGCGGTTCGACTTCCTCAAGGAAATCGCGCTGGACTACGCATACGCGGTCTGGGCCGTCGAGAAGGGCTGGACCAGGGTTTGATCTCCATCCTCCCCCGTTTACGGGGGAGGGGGACCGCCGCCGAAGGCGGTGGTGGAGGGGGCGAGTGACGGAGCGATGACGTTGCGGGTTCGAAGAATGCGGTGGGAGACCTTGGAGGTCGGTGGGGTCCTCGCCCCCTCCACCACCCGCTTCGCGGGCGGTCCCCCTCCCCCGTACGCGCTTCGCGCTACGTGGGAGGATGAGGGGTGATCGTCCGGGACGCCACCGAAGCCGACGCGCCGGCGCTGGCCGCCATCTACGGCGACGCCTGCCTGCACGGCTTCGGGACGTTCGAGGAGGTCCCGCCGGAACCGGCCGAGATGGCGCGGCGGCTGGCCGAGGTGAAGGATCTCGGCCTGCCCTACCTCGTCGCCGAGGAGGAGGGTGAGGTCGTCGGCCTCTGCTACGCCAAGCCGTTCCGTCCCCGCTCGGCCTATCGGTTCACGGTCGAGGACAGCGTCTACGTCGCCCCTGGTCAGGGCGGAAAGGGCGTCGGCCGCCTGATGCTGGCCGAGCTGATCCGGCGGTGCGAGCCGCTGGGCCTGCGACAGATGACGGCGGTGATCGGCGACAGCCTCAACGCCGGCTCCATCGGCCTGCACGCGGCGCTGGGCTTCGAACACACCGGCGTCTTCAAGGCCGTCGGCTGGAAGCACGGCCGCTGGGTCGACATCGTTTTCATGCAGCTGTCCCTCAACGGTGGCGACAGCACGGAGCCCTCGGGTCGCGGACAGACCCTGCGGGAATTCTGACCGTGCTTGAGGTCGCAAGCGGAAGGGCCTATCTCGCCCGCATGATGGCCCTGCGCCCCCTGCTGCTGATCCTGACGGCGATCGTCTTCGCCTTCGGCAGCCTGGCGCGCGCCGCCGAGATGCCAATGAGCGAGCCGCCCTGCCACGAGGCGCCCGCCGCCCCCTCCGGCAAGGCCACCCTGGCGGTCAGCTGCTGCGTCGGCTGCATGCCGGCCCCCAACCTCCTGCCCGCCCCCATCCTGACGCCGACGGCGGCGACGGCGGCGACCTACAACATCGCCAGCCCCACCCTGCTGAGCCGCCCCCTGACCCCCGAGACCCCGCCTCCCCGCGCCTGATCCGCCCGCTTCACGGTCGCCCTTGGCGGCCTTTCGGATCATGATCAAGCCAACACAAGGAGGAGGTCCCATGACCTCGAACACCAAACGGGCGCTGCTCGGCGGGGCGGCCATTCTGGCTGCCGCCGGCCTCGCCCTGCCCGCCTTTGCCCAGACCGAACCCGACCACGCCAACATGGACCATGGGGAGATGGCCACGATGGGCATGCAGAGCCCCTACGGGCCCTGGCCCATGGCCCGCGACGCCAGCGGCACCAGCTGGCAACCCGAGGCCGCGGGACACGGCGGCGTCCATTCCAGCCTGGGCGACTGGATGGTGATGAGCCACGTCCTGCTCAACGCCGTCTATAGCGACCAGTCGGGGCCGCGCGGCGACGACAAGGGCTTCATCGCCGGCATGGTCATGGCCTCGGCCAGCCGGGAGGTCGGCAATACGACTGTCCAGTTCCGCGCCATGCTCAGCCCCGACCCGTTGATGGGCGAGGAGGGCTATCCGCTGCTGCTGGCGGCCGGCGAGAGCGCCGACGGAGTCGAGCCCCTGGTCGATCGGCAACATCCCCATGACCTGTTCATGGAGCTGTCGGCCAGCGTCTCCTTCCGCCTGGACGGCGACCAGAGCCTCTTCCTCTACGGCGGCCTGCCCGGCGAGCCGGCCTTTGGCCCGCCGGCCTTCATGCACCGCCCGGCCGCCATGGACAGCCCCGAGGCGCCGATCAGCCACCACTGGCTGGACAGCACCCACATCACCTTCGGCGTCCTCACCGCCGGCTACGCCAACGGGCCGTTCAAGGTCGAGGCCTCGCGCTTCCGGGGCCGGGAACCGGATCAGGAGCGCTGGGACATCGAGACCGGCGATCTCGACTCCACCGCTGTCCGGTTCAGCTGGAACCCGACGGAAAACTGGGCCCTGCAGGCCAGCTGGGCCAACATCAAGAGTCCGGAGGCCCTGGAACCCGACCATGACGAGCGCCGGGTTTCCCTGAGCGCGCTCTACACACGGAATTTCGGAGACACCAAGGTTTCCGGGACCCTGGCCTGGGCCCGCAAGGACATCGTCCCCGGCGACACCTCCCAGGCCTGGCTGGTCGAGGGCGCCGTGCAGCCCGGCCCCTGGACGATCTTCACCCGCCTGGAGCAGGTGGATCAGTCGGAGCTGACTCTCGGCGTCCACCACGGGCCGCAATACACGGTCCGCAAGGCCTCGCTGGGCGTCATCCACGACTGGTGGGTGACGGACAACGTGCGGGTCGGCGTCGGCGGCCTGGTCAACGCCTACGATATCCCGGCGCCGCTCTCGGCCAGCTATGGCGACCCCGGCGGCGGCATGCTGTTCGTCCGCCTGAAGGTCGAGTGATCAGCCGATCCGGCCGATGACCCTGGCCAGGGCGGCGGCGTCGTAGGGCTTTGTCAGCCAGGCGGCGCCGCCGCCATCCTCGGGCTCCAGCTCGCCAGTGGCGAAGACGATGCGCAGATCGGGCCGCAGGGCCAGGGCCTTGGCCGCCAGGTCCCGGCCGTTCATGCCCGGCAGGCCGAGGTCGGTGAACAGCACATCGACCCGGCCGGCGCCTTCCAGCACCGCCAGGGCGCCCGGTCCGTCGCCGGCCGGCTCGACGGCATAGCCGAGGGCGGCGATCATCTCGGCGGCGGCTTCGCGGATCAGGGCGTCGTCCTCGACCAGCAGCACGGTCGGCCTGGCCCCGCCCAGCGCCTGCATGACCTTCCGGGCCAGGGCCTCTCGTCCGTAGGGCTTGGACAGCAGGTTGACGCCCTCGTCGAGGCGGCCGTGGTGGACGATGGCGTTCTCGGTGTAGCCGGAGGTGTAGAGCACCGGCAGGCCGGGGCGCAGCGTCTGGGCCCTGGCGGCGAAGTCGCGGGTCTTGATGGCGCCGGGCATGATGACGTCGGTGAACATCAGGTCGATGGCCGCATCGCCGTTCAGGATGGCCAGGGCGCTTTCAGGACCATCGGCCTGCAGGGCGCTGAACCCCATGTCGGTCAGCATGGCGACGGCGGCCTCGCGCACGGCCTGTTCGTCCTCGACGACGAGAATGGTCTGGCCCCGTCCAGCCGGCGCCGTCGCCTGGGTGGCTGTACGCTCGACGGCGGCCTTGCGGGTGCGCGGCAGGTAGAGCTTCACGGTCGTGCCCTGGCCTGGCTCGCTGTAGATCTTGATGTGGCCGCCGGACTGTTTGACGAAGCCGTAGACCATCGAGAGGCCGAGGCCCGTGCCCCTGCCCTCGCCCTTGGTCGAGAAGAAGGGTTCGAAGACACGGGCCAGGGTTTCGGGGCTCATGCCGGCGCCGCTGTCGGAGACCGCCAGCATCACGTACTGGCCTGCCTTCACGTCGGGCTCCTGGCGGGCGTAGTCGTCGTCGAGGGCGGCGTTGGCGACCTCCACCGTCAGGCGGCCGCCCCCGGGCATGGCGTCACGGGCGTTGATGGCCAGGTTCAGCAGAGCGCTCTCGACCTGGGCCGGGTCGGCCAGGGTGTTCCACAGGCCGCCGGCGATGACCGTCTCGACCTCGACCCCCTCGCCGATCGTTCGACGCATCAGCTCGGCCACCTCGCCGACCAGGCGGCCCAGGTTGATCGGCTGCGGCTCCAGCGGCTGGCGGCGGGCGAAGGCCAGCAGGCGACGGGTCAGGTCGGCGGCCCGCTCGGCCCCGTGGATGGCGTTGCGCAGGCGGCGCCGGGCCTTCTCGTCGGTGATGGCCGGCTCGATCAGCTCGAGGTTGGCGCGGATGACCTGCAGCAGGTTGTTGAAGTCGTGGGCGACGCCGCCGGTCAGCTGGCCGACCGCCTCCATGCGCTGGGCGCGGCGGAGTTGGCCCTCCTGGGCCTCGCGCTCGGTAACGTCGCGGGCCGAGCCGACGATGCGCTCGATGCGGCCGTCCTCACCGTGCACTGGCACCAGAACCGATTCCCAGATCCGCGTGACCCCTCCGGGGAACGGCAACTCGTCCCGTGTGGAGAGGGGCGCGCCCTTGTCGACGACCCGCTGGTAGTAGGCGCTGAGCGCCTTGGCGGCCGGGGCCGGGGCCAGCTGTTCGACCGTCTTGCCGCGCATGCGGTCGGCCTTCAGGCCGGTGGCGGCCTCGAGGGCCGGATTGAGGTCCTCCAGGGTGAAACGGCCGTCCTCGCCCACGCCGATGACGAAGACGTAGTCGGCGGTGTTGGCGAACACGGCGCTGTAGAGCGCGACGCTCTCGCGCTGGCCATGCTGGGCGGCATCACGAGCGGCCAGGGCCTGGCCCAGCTGATGGTTGGCGCGGCCGAGGCCGAAGATGGCCCAGGCCAGGCCGGCCAGGGCGATGGCGGCGAAGATCAGTCCGATCAGGAAGCTGAGCTGCTCCTCGGCGTCGGCCTGCTTCTGACGCTCGGCCAGCAGGCCCTTCTCGCTGGCGATCAGCTCTCCGACCAACTGGCGGATGCGGTCCATCTGGACCTTGCCACGGCCGGTCTCCAGGAGGTCCCGGGCGGCCTCCAGCCTGTTTTCGCGAACCATCCCGTTGGTGCGTTCGATGATCGCCATGCGCAACGTGAGCGCCCGTTCGATCTCCCGCGCCCTCGCCGACTGGTCAGGGTTGTCCCGCACCATGCGGCGCAGCCGCTCGCTCTCCGGCCCCAGCTTCTCGACGGCGGCCTCGAAGGGCTCCAGGTAGGTCTCGTCGCGGGTCAACAGAAAGCCCCGCTGGCCGTTCTCGGCGTCCTGCACCAGGGAGAAGACGCCCCGGGCCGCATCCAGCACCTCGAAGGTATGGCGCTCCCAATGGCGGCTCTCGCGAAGGGTGGTGACGTGGTTGAAGGCCATGTAGGCCGTCAGCCCGGCCAGAACGACGACCAGGGCGATGGGAATCAGCAGGATGCGGTTGCGCATCAAGGCTGGACGCCCCCGGTCTTCCCTGTGTCCAACGCTGCCTGACCCATCACTCGTCTCCGGCTCATGCCGGAATGGCTAACAGGTCCGATGGCGTTAATACAGCGCGCCACGCGCGAAGGCCTCGAAGGCGACCGCGTCGCCGGCGAAAACATTGAGATCGACCGGACCGGTGACGCCGTCCACCTCGCCGCGATTGTGGAACTGCCACAAGGTCCAGGGCCGGCCGCCGAACGGCGGCATGACGATCTTGCGCTTCCACAGGGGCCGGTCGGGCAAGGCGCCACCGTAGGCGCGGTGGAAATCGGGGGTGACATAGAGCACCGCCTGGCGGCCGTAGCGGGCCTCGACGAGGCCGAGGAAGGCGTCGAGCTCGCGGCGCAGGTCGGCGTGGGAGGGCATCGCCCCACAGTTGCCGCCGAACTCCAGGTCTACGGCCGGCGGCAGGGCGCCGGGCATGGCGGGGACGGCGGCCAGGAAGTTGCGGGCCTGGTCGGCGCCGGGCCGGCAGAAGGTGAAGAAGTGATAGGCCCCGACCTTGAGCCCCGCCGCCCGCGCCGCCCGCCAGTTGCCGGCGAACTCACGATCCCGGTGGTCGCCGCCCTCGCTGGCCTTGAGATAGGCGAAAGCGACATCGTCGGCGGCGACGGCCTGCCAGTCGATGTCGCCCTGGTGATGCGACACGTCGATGCCGCGCACGGGATAGCGGGACGGATCGGGCTCCCAGTCCCGAAAAGCGCGCCAGCCTGCAAAGGCGGCCAGAGGCAGGACGACAAGGGCCAGGACGAGGAGGAAGCGGACCATCCCCGGTACTTGCCGGCGCGGGCGTGCAGGGGCGCCGCATGGCTTGAAGGAGAGATGGAGGAGATGGCTGGGGAACTAGGACTCGAACCTAGAATGACGGTACCAAAAACCGCAGTGTTACCATTACACCATTCCCCAGCAGGAACGGCGCGAAGCCCGCTGGGCCCCGGCAAGGTGGGGGGAGATAGCGCAGGCGCACGGAGGATGCAACGGGTGTATTTCACGTGTTGCGGCGCGCGATGCGCTCCTCTATAAGCCCGCTCCTCAAGTCGGAGTGTGGCTCAGTCTGGTAGAGCACCGCGTTCGGGACGCGGGGGTCGCAGGTTCGAATCCTGCCACTCCGACCATTTTCCCCAAATCCAGGAATCGCCCACCCGTCCGGGGGGCAATCGGGACGCAACACCCCGAAAGCAAAGCGATTTGTTGCGTCGTCTTCATTTGACCGCAACGCGACACCAGTTAAGCGTGACGACAACGCTCGCGGCCTGACCGGGTCTGACCGCGCCGATTGGGGATTTTGATGAAGCAGTTCCTCCTGACCATCGCCGGGGTCTTCGTCGGCCTTTTCCTGTTCCTCTTCATCGTGCCGGTGATTCTGGTCGTCGGCCTGGTCGGGGCGGCCGCCAAGAACAGCGAGCCGGTAACCCCGGCCGCCGCCGTGCTGGAACTGGACCTGCGCACCGGCCTTACCGACCAGGATCCGCAGAACCCCTTCGCTGTCTTCGGCGGCGGCGGCCATTCGGTGATCGGCGTGGTCGAGAAGCTGCGGGCGGCCGAGAAGGACAGCAAGGTCAAGGGCGTGTTCGTGCGCCTGCCCGAGGGCGGCATGGCCCCGGCCGCGGCCGATGAGCTGCGCCAGGCCTTCATCCACTTCCGGGCCAGCGGCAAGCCGATGATGGCCCACAGCCAGGGCCTCTATCCCAGCGGCGCGGTGACCTCGACCTACATGCTGGCCGCCTCGACCGGCGACGTCTGGATGCAGCCGGGCGCCGCCTTCCAGGCCACCGGCATGGCGGTGGAAGACATGTTCTTCAAGCGCCTGTTCGACAAGTATGGCGTCAAGGCCGATTTCGAGCAGCGCAAGGAATACAAGAACGCGGTCAATCCCTACCTGCACGACGACTACACCCCGGCCCACAAGGAGGCGCAGCTGTCGTGGATGGGGTCGATCTATCGCACCAGCCTCGTCACCGCCGCGGCTGACCGGAAACTGGCCCCCGAGGCCGTGGTCGCCGCCATCGAGGGGGGCCCGTGGTCGGCCACCCAAGCCAGGGACCGCAAGCTGATCGACAACGTCGGCCAGGTGAAGGAAGCCTCCGACGCCCTGCTGGCCAAGGCCGGCAAGAACGCCAAACTGATCGACTTCGATGACTACACCGCCAGCCCAAGCACCAAGTCTGGCCAGACCATCGCGGTGATCGGGGCCGAGGGCGCCATCATGACCGGCGCCGGCGGCGGCGGAAATCCGTTCGGCGGCGACGAGACCGTCTGGTCGGACGAGGTGGCTAAAGCCATCTACGACGCGGCCGAGGACAAGACCGTCAAGGCCATCGTCTTCCGCGTTTCCTCGCCGGGCGGCTCTGACACCGCCTCCGAACAGATCCTGGCGGCCGTGCAGGCGGCCAGGAAGGCCGGCAAGCCGGTGGTGGTCAGCATGGGCACCTATGCGGCCTCCGGCGGCTACTGGATCAGCTCGCAGGCCGATTCGATCGTCGCCCAGCCCACCACCCTGACCGGCTCCATCGGCGTCTACGGCGGCAAGTTCGTGCTCGGCGACGCTCTGGGCCGGTTCGGCGTCGACGTGCGCGAGACCAGCGTCGGCGGCGACTACGCCGGGGCGTTCGGCACCGAACAGGGCTTCAATCAGGGCCAGAAGGCGGCTTTCTCGGGCTGGATGGACACCATCTACGAAGGCTTCGTCCACAGGGTGGCCACCGGCCGCAAGATGCCGGTGGAGAAGGTGCGTGAGCTGGCCAAGGGTCGGGTCTGGACCGGGGCGCAGGCCCGCCAGCTGGGCCTGGTCGATCGGCTGGGCGGCTTCTACGACGCCGTCGACGAAGCCAAGCGGCTGGCCGGCATCAAGGGCGAGGTGAAGCTCAAGGTCATGGGCGGGCCCAAGTCGCCGTTCGAGGCGCTGGAAAAGATGTTTGGCGTCAGCTCGGCGTCGATCAAGACCCTCGCGGCCGCCGCCTGGGTGTTCGGCGACCCGCGCGCCGAGGCGATCATGGACGAGATGGCCCAGAGCCGGCTGCGGGAACGCGGCGCCACAGTGATGGCCCCGAGCCCGCGCCTGGACCGCTAGCGGTTCCTGACCGGCCGGAAGACCGAAGGGCCCCGGAGCGATCCGGGGCCCTTTCTCATGGGCGCCAGCCGGGTCGCCTTGTCGAAGAGGCCTACCATTAGAGCCGGGAGCGTCGGGCGCCAGGAGCACCGATTGGGAAAGGACCGCCTTTTCCGTGACTTGCCGGTGGTTCGGGGGGCGGGGAATGTTGGTCTCAGCGTAGGCCGCGTGTAGCGGCCGGAGCGGGGTTTGTTGGCCTCCACGGGCGGCCTCGCCCCTACGCCCCGCCGCGCGCCGCCCTGGTCGGCCCCCGGGCCCCGGAAGGCATGATGAATATGTCTAGACATAATCCGCGGCGGTCCTGGCCAGGGCCCACCGCTCCGTCGGGGCTCGGGCCCGGCGCAAAAGGAAAGGCCGGCGAGGTTTCCCTCGCCGGCCCGCCTTGTAGATCGACCTGACGGTCGGAGGTTCTAGAAGCGCTTGGTGACGCTGAAGAACACCCGGCGGCCGCGCATGTCGTAGAGGTTCAGCGCGGCGGTGCCGGCGCGGAACTGGCCAGCGGACTGAGCCGGGGGCCGCTCGTCGAACACGTTCTGGATGCCGCTGGCGAACGTCCAGTCGTCCATCTTCTTGCGCACCGACAACGAGTGGTAGGCGGTGAACTCGTTGTACTGCTTGTAGTAGACGGTCGTGCCGTAACGGGTCGACGAGAAGACGTCGGAACCGAACTGGTCCGTATCCGACTGCTTGCCGATCATGTCCGTGTTCCAGAACACCGTCCAGTCACCACGGTCGAAGCGCAGCGACATGTTGCCGGTGAAGTCCGGTTCGGTCGTCGTACCATTGTAGTCTTCGGTCACGCCGCCCAGCAGGCTGGTGGTGTCCTTCGTCTGCCAGGTGAACTGGCTGTCGAAGGTCAGTCGGCCGAAGTCGAACTCGTGGGTGTAGCGGATCGTCAGATCGATACCCCGGTTCACCTGCTCAGCGATGTTCACATAGCTGTTGTTGACCGAAATGACCTCGTTCGGACGCAGCGCGGCGCCAGGTCCGTTCCGCGTGAAGAGCGAGCAGAACGGGCTGGTGAGCGTGCCGCCAGTCGTGCTCTCGGAGTAGCACTGGTTCAGGATGTTGGCCGAACCGAACTGACGCACTTCATCGCTGACCAGGAAGTCGAAGTATTCGACCGCCACCGACAGATCGATGAAGCTGGGGGTCCAGATCACACCGACCGTGTAGGCTTCGGAGGTTTCGGCATCGAGGATGCCGGCGCCGCCGCCGGTGATGACCAGAGCCGAGCTGCTGCCCGCGGCCGTGTAACCGACCGGAACGCCCGCCGCCGCACAGTTGGCCTGGATGTTCGGATTGGGATCGGTTTCGTAGGTGATGCAGGGGTCGATCGCGCCTTGGTTCGTGAACGACGTCTGGTTGGCCAGGTACAGCTCGTACAGCGCCGGGGCGCGGAAGGAGGTGCCCTTGGTGGCGCGGATGCGCCAGGCCGGCGTGATCTGCCAGTTCAGGCCCACCTTGTAGGTGTCGCCGTTACCGTAGGAGTCATACTCGGTGTAGCGGCCCGAGAGCTGCAGATCGAGGCTTTCGATGCCCGGCAGACCCTTCAGGATCGGCACTTCGAACTCGGCGAACACTTCGGTGACGGTGTCGTCGCCGAAGGTATGGCCGGCGGCCGAGGAGCCCCAGAAGTTACCAGCCTGCTCGTTGTCGTCCGGCGTGTCGTCGATCTCGTCCTTGCGGGCGGTGATACCGAAGGCGGCGCCGACCGGACCGGCAGGCAGGTTGAACAGGTCGCCCGAGAAGGACGCTTCAACCAGATCCTGCTTGTAGGTGGTGTTGCCGACGGCGTCGAAGGTCAGGAAGTCCAGCTCGGCCTGGGTGAAGTTGCCTTCCAGGATCCGCTGCGACGTCCAGTCGATGCCGTTCGGGAGGTCGGCGCAGTTGCCGCCCGAGATGGTGATTGCCGCCTGGTTACAACGGACGGCGCCGGTCAGCGCGACCGTGCGGTCGTTGTAGATCGAGTAGTTGTGGTACTCGGCGTCCGAGTCGCTGTGCTGGTAGAAGACGTCCCAGCTGAAGCGGCCGATATCGCCACGGATGCCGACCACGGTGCGCCAGTAGTTGACTTCCTGCGAGCGGTCCGAACGGAACGGGATCAGCGGCAGCAGGTTGGAGCCGGCCGGGTTGAAGTAGCCCGTCTGAGCCGCGACGCCGCCCTGGGCGACGGTCTTGAAGATGTCCGGGATCGCCGGGTTGCGCGGGTTGACCGACGGGAAGAACTGGCGGGCGCCGAACTGGGCCGACTCACGCTTGTTGAACAGGAACTCGCCGTAGAGCTCGAGGCTCGGCAGGATATCGAAACCACCCGAGGCGTAGAACGAGGTGTTCTTCACCGGGCTGAGGATCGACTGGCGGCCGTAGAGGTCGTCGTCGTAGTGCCCGTAGGGGAAGGTCTCGGGACGGTTGGCGCGGCCCTGGCGAGCCAGGTCGTAGGTCACGCCACCGAAGGTGATCGCCGCCGGGGCGTTGTTGCCGGCCGCGTTGAACGCCGGGTAGACCACGCCCGGATCCTTGTAGATCAGGTCGCCGAAGGCGTTGGTCGTGCGCAGAACGCGGGAGAACAGGCCGTAGCACTTGATCGCGTCGGGCGCTTCCTGGCTCGGGTCGGTGTTGGCGTAGTCAGCCCGCGGGCCGCCACGGCCGCCGATGCGGAGGTAGTCGGCCGCACAGGCGGTGTCGTCGCGCTGGCTACGACGCAGGATCTTGCTTTCCTGGTAGTTCAGCGAGGCGTTCAGGTAGCCACGGTCCCAGGTTTTGCCCCAGGCGATCGACCCACGGTACTGCTCGCCACCTTCTTCGAAGGGGACGTTGCCGTAGACGTTGAGTTCCAGGCCGTCGAGGTTCGACTTGGTGATGATGTTGATGACGCCGGCGACGGCGTCCGAACCGTAGATCGACGAGGCGCCGTCCTTCAGGATCTCGAAGCGCTCGACGATCGAGTTCGGGATGACGTTCAGGTCGACGGGGCCGACGGTGCCACGCGTACCGGCCGGGCCGACGCGCTTGCCGTTCAGCAGGACCAGGGTGCGGGTGGCGCCCAGGCCGCGGAGCGAGATGGTGTTGGCGCCGGGACCGCCGTCGGTCACGAAGCCGGTCAGCTGGTTGTTCACCTGGAACGAACCTGCGGCCACCGACGACTGCTGAAGGATTTCAGCGGTGTCGACCAGGCCTTCGAGCGAGGACTGCTCGGACGTGATCACCTGGATCGGAGCGGAGCTGTTGAACTCCGAGCGCTTGATGCGCGACCCGGTGATGACCAGCGCCGAAACGTCGGCCTCTTCCTCATCTTCGTCGTCCGCGGCGGGCGCGGCGGCGGGAGCCGCGGCCGGTTGGGCCATGGCGACAGTCGGAGCAACCAGCGCGGCGGCCGAGAGGCCAGCGATCAGAGTCGTTCCGAGCAAAAACTTGCGATCCAGCATTGTGAGCACTTTCCCCAGTAGCCCGATGATCCCCTCGGCCGCACAGGCGACCGATCGCGAAACACGAGATTCCGCGCGGTAACGCCGACACTAGGCAGCTTGGACGGGCCTGCCAACAATGATGACGGCATTGCGGCCATTCGTCATGAGGGCGTTACAATCTCGCCACAGTCCGCTCAGGGACCGCCGGTTTGCGACACATTGCGGCTCGCGCCCATGAGGGAAGATTGACTTGGCTCACCGGCATTTCAGGATAGATTGCCTCTCAAACGTGGTCGGATCGGGCGTGTAGCGTTCCTTTGGTGAAAAGGGACCGCATCATTCTCCTCCGGGGCGAGCGCCTTAATCCTTGGGGTTTCACCGTGAAATTGTCTTATCGAGTCTTGGGGGCCGTCGCGGCCGCCGTCCTAACCATCGGGGCCGCCGGCGCCGGTCTGGCCACCGCCCAGACGGCGCCCGCCACGCCGCCAACGGCCGAGGATTTCAGCCGCACCGCGGCCATCCGCCAGGTCACCATCTCGCCCGACGGCAAGCATATCGCCGCCATCCGCTCCGATGACGGCGTCCGCAGCGTGGTCTCGATCTGGTCGACGGCCGACATGAAGAAGCCGGCCACCAACATCGGCTGCGGCGATCGCGGCGATTGCCAGGGCGTGCAGTTCGTCAAGAACGATCGCATCGGCGTGGTCGTCCGCCAGCTGGTCACCGAAGGCACCGACAAGGACTACCGCTTCCGCCTGATGATCACCGATCTGGAAGGCAAGGACTGGAAGACCACCACCGGCGATTCCGACCAGGGCTCGAAAGAGGCCGCCAACGTGCTGGACCTGCTGCCGCGGGACCCCAAGAACATCCTGGTGATGACCCGCGAGGGGGCGTTCAAGCTGAACGTCTACACCGGCAACATGGCCAAGATCTACAACCGCTCGGACAAGTTCGGCGGCGAGCAGACCGACAACAACGGCGACATCCGCGCCCGCCAGACCGTCGACTATGAAGGCGGCCGCCTCTACGTCGCCCAGTACGTCCGCGACAAGTCGGGCAGCTGGAGCGAGCTGTTCCGTTACTTCGCGGCCGACCGCGAGCAGATGGACCTCATCGGCTTCACCGAAGATCCCAACATCGCCTACGTCCAGACCAACAAGGGCCGGGACAAGGCGGCGATCATTCTCTACGACATCGCCGCCCGCAAGCCGCTGGAAACCGCCTTCGAGATCAAGCTGTTCGATTCGACTGGCGTTCGCACCTCGAACGCGGCCAAGGACGTCGGCCGCCTGCTGGGCTTCAGCTACGCCGGGGCGAGCCAGGAAGACTACTGGGTCGATCCGCAGCTGGACGGCCTGCAGAAGGGCCTGCGCAAGGCGCTGGGAATCAAGACCACCAAGCTGGCCTGGGTCGATCCGGCCAGCGGCGACAAGGCCAACCTCTCGATCGCCGACGGCGCGGACGTCAAGCTCAACAGCTGGTCCGACGACTTCAAGTACGCCATCGTCGTCAAGACCGGCCCCAGCACCCCGGCTGAATACTACCTGCTGACCGACGGCGGTCAGCTGACCCTGCTCGGCAAGCAGCGCCCGTGGATGACCCCGGCCAAGCTTCAGGCCCTGGGCGCCACCAAGCTGATTCAGTACGCGGCCCGTGACGGCCTGATGGTGCCGGCCTTCCTGACCTCGCCGAACCCTGCGCTGTACGGCCCCGGCCCCTACCCGACCATCGTTACGCCGCACGGCGGCCCCTGGGCCCGCGACTACCTGACCTGGGACGGTTCGGGCTGGACGCAGTACTTCGCCTCGCGCGGCTATGCCGTGCTGCAGCCGCAGTACCGCGGTTCGGACGGCTGGGGCCAGAAGCTGTGGCGCGCCGGCGACAACGAATGGGGCCAGAAGATGCAGGACGACATGGACGACGGGGTGAAATACCTGATCGCCCAGAAGATCGCCGCCCCGGATCGCGTCGCCATGCACGGCTACAGCTACGGCGGCTACGCGGCCATGGCGGCCGCGGTTCGTCCCAACAACAT
The nucleotide sequence above comes from Caulobacter sp. NIBR1757. Encoded proteins:
- a CDS encoding GH25 family lysozyme — protein: MVRFLLVLALVVLPLAAFAGWRAFRDWEPDPSRYPVRGIDVSHHQGDIDWQAVAADDVAFAYLKASEGGDHRDREFAGNWRAARAAGLKVGAYHFFTFCRPGADQARNFLAAVPAMPGALPPAVDLEFGGNCGAMPSHADLRRELDAFLGLVEARYGRQAVLYVTPDFHRAYGGALPDRPLWKRKIVMPPFGGRPWTLWQFHNRGEVDGVTGPVDLNVFAGDAVAFEAFARGALY
- a CDS encoding CHASE3 domain-containing protein, which encodes MRNRILLIPIALVVVLAGLTAYMAFNHVTTLRESRHWERHTFEVLDAARGVFSLVQDAENGQRGFLLTRDETYLEPFEAAVEKLGPESERLRRMVRDNPDQSARAREIERALTLRMAIIERTNGMVRENRLEAARDLLETGRGKVQMDRIRQLVGELIASEKGLLAERQKQADAEEQLSFLIGLIFAAIALAGLAWAIFGLGRANHQLGQALAARDAAQHGQRESVALYSAVFANTADYVFVIGVGEDGRFTLEDLNPALEAATGLKADRMRGKTVEQLAPAPAAKALSAYYQRVVDKGAPLSTRDELPFPGGVTRIWESVLVPVHGEDGRIERIVGSARDVTEREAQEGQLRRAQRMEAVGQLTGGVAHDFNNLLQVIRANLELIEPAITDEKARRRLRNAIHGAERAADLTRRLLAFARRQPLEPQPINLGRLVGEVAELMRRTIGEGVEVETVIAGGLWNTLADPAQVESALLNLAINARDAMPGGGRLTVEVANAALDDDYARQEPDVKAGQYVMLAVSDSGAGMSPETLARVFEPFFSTKGEGRGTGLGLSMVYGFVKQSGGHIKIYSEPGQGTTVKLYLPRTRKAAVERTATQATAPAGRGQTILVVEDEQAVREAAVAMLTDMGFSALQADGPESALAILNGDAAIDLMFTDVIMPGAIKTRDFAARAQTLRPGLPVLYTSGYTENAIVHHGRLDEGVNLLSKPYGREALARKVMQALGGARPTVLLVEDDALIREAAAEMIAALGYAVEPAGDGPGALAVLEGAGRVDVLFTDLGLPGMNGRDLAAKALALRPDLRIVFATGELEPEDGGGAAWLTKPYDAAALARVIGRIG
- a CDS encoding GNAT family N-acetyltransferase, giving the protein MIVRDATEADAPALAAIYGDACLHGFGTFEEVPPEPAEMARRLAEVKDLGLPYLVAEEEGEVVGLCYAKPFRPRSAYRFTVEDSVYVAPGQGGKGVGRLMLAELIRRCEPLGLRQMTAVIGDSLNAGSIGLHAALGFEHTGVFKAVGWKHGRWVDIVFMQLSLNGGDSTEPSGRGQTLREF
- the sppA gene encoding signal peptide peptidase SppA, translating into MKQFLLTIAGVFVGLFLFLFIVPVILVVGLVGAAAKNSEPVTPAAAVLELDLRTGLTDQDPQNPFAVFGGGGHSVIGVVEKLRAAEKDSKVKGVFVRLPEGGMAPAAADELRQAFIHFRASGKPMMAHSQGLYPSGAVTSTYMLAASTGDVWMQPGAAFQATGMAVEDMFFKRLFDKYGVKADFEQRKEYKNAVNPYLHDDYTPAHKEAQLSWMGSIYRTSLVTAAADRKLAPEAVVAAIEGGPWSATQARDRKLIDNVGQVKEASDALLAKAGKNAKLIDFDDYTASPSTKSGQTIAVIGAEGAIMTGAGGGGNPFGGDETVWSDEVAKAIYDAAEDKTVKAIVFRVSSPGGSDTASEQILAAVQAARKAGKPVVVSMGTYAASGGYWISSQADSIVAQPTTLTGSIGVYGGKFVLGDALGRFGVDVRETSVGGDYAGAFGTEQGFNQGQKAAFSGWMDTIYEGFVHRVATGRKMPVEKVRELAKGRVWTGAQARQLGLVDRLGGFYDAVDEAKRLAGIKGEVKLKVMGGPKSPFEALEKMFGVSSASIKTLAAAAWVFGDPRAEAIMDEMAQSRLRERGATVMAPSPRLDR